The proteins below are encoded in one region of Serratia symbiotica:
- the rsxB gene encoding electron transport complex subunit RsxB, which yields MSALWVAIAVLSALGLLFGLALGYAARRFEVAEDPVAEQVDDILPQSQCGQCGYPGCRPYAEAVANGEMINKCAPGGEPVMLKLAELLNVEPQPLGSETAAEPVRQVAYIDEANCIGCTKCIQACPVDAIVGATRAMHTVIADLCTGCDLCVAPCPTDCIEMRPIATTPANWKWDMKTIPVQVIHVEQHV from the coding sequence ATGAGCGCATTGTGGGTTGCTATTGCGGTGCTCAGTGCGCTCGGGTTGCTGTTCGGTCTGGCGCTGGGCTATGCCGCACGGCGCTTTGAGGTAGCAGAAGATCCGGTAGCCGAACAGGTCGATGATATTCTGCCGCAAAGCCAATGCGGCCAGTGCGGATACCCCGGTTGCCGCCCCTATGCCGAGGCGGTGGCCAACGGTGAGATGATCAACAAGTGCGCTCCTGGCGGCGAGCCGGTGATGCTAAAACTGGCTGAGTTGCTCAACGTAGAGCCACAGCCATTGGGCAGCGAAACTGCCGCCGAACCGGTGCGACAGGTCGCCTATATCGATGAAGCCAACTGTATCGGCTGTACCAAGTGCATTCAAGCCTGCCCGGTAGATGCCATTGTGGGGGCTACTCGTGCCATGCACACGGTGATTGCAGACCTCTGTACCGGTTGCGATCTGTGCGTCGCCCCCTGCCCTACTGACTGTATTGAAATGAGACCGATCGCTACCACTCCCGCTAACTGGAAGTGGGATATGAAGACCATCCCAGTGCAAGTGATTCATGTGGAGCAACATGTTTAA
- the rsxA gene encoding electron transport complex subunit RsxA, whose product MTEYMLLFVGTVLVNNFVLVKFLGLCPFLGVSKKLESAIGMGMATTFVMTLASVSAWLINTFILVPLDLVYLRTLSFILVIAVVVQFTEMVVRKTSPALYRLLGIFLPLITTNCAVLGVALLNVNLGYNFLQSAVYGFSAAAGFSLVMVLFAAIRERLAVADVPAPFRGSAIALITAGLMSLAFMGFTGLVKG is encoded by the coding sequence ATGACCGAATACATGCTCCTGTTTGTCGGTACCGTACTGGTGAACAACTTCGTCTTGGTGAAGTTTCTTGGCCTGTGTCCCTTCCTCGGCGTATCCAAGAAGCTGGAAAGTGCCATCGGCATGGGGATGGCCACCACCTTTGTTATGACGTTGGCATCTGTCAGCGCTTGGCTGATCAATACCTTTATCCTGGTTCCGCTGGATCTGGTGTATTTACGCACGCTGTCGTTCATTCTGGTGATCGCAGTGGTGGTGCAATTTACCGAGATGGTGGTGCGCAAAACCAGTCCAGCGTTGTATCGCCTGCTGGGCATCTTCCTGCCGCTGATCACCACCAACTGCGCAGTGCTCGGTGTAGCACTGCTTAACGTCAACCTGGGCTATAACTTCCTACAGTCTGCGGTGTATGGCTTCAGCGCTGCCGCTGGATTTTCTCTGGTGATGGTGCTGTTTGCTGCTATCCGCGAACGCTTGGCTGTTGCCGATGTGCCAGCACCGTTTCGTGGTTCCGCGATCGCGCTGATCACTGCCGGGTTGATGTCGCTGGCCTTTATGGGCTTTACCGGGCTGGTGAAAGGCTAA
- a CDS encoding bile acid:sodium symporter family protein: protein MSWLQRLRIDKFLLVLILVVIIASLFPCEGGWKIFFAHLTTAAIALLFFMHGAKLSRTAVIAGMSHWRLHLVVFLSTFALFPLLGLAMNLLVPGVMTPTVYLGFLYLCALPATVQSSIAFTSAAGGNVAAAICSASASSILGVFLSPLLVGALMHTQGGDTDVLQAIGAIMLQLIVPFVVGHLMRPLIGKWVDRHRKLINITDRSSILLVVYSAFSAAIVENLWHKIDGWSLLTILMMSLLLLAVVMMVNTYAARWLGFDTADEITIVFCGSKKSLANGIPMANVLFPAATVGVMVLPLMIFHQVQLMVCALLAQRYAGKMAKQRAILDATK from the coding sequence ATGTCTTGGTTGCAGCGTCTGCGTATTGATAAATTTTTGCTGGTGTTAATTTTGGTGGTGATCATCGCCTCGCTTTTCCCCTGTGAAGGGGGCTGGAAAATCTTCTTTGCACATCTGACTACCGCCGCAATTGCACTGCTGTTCTTTATGCACGGTGCCAAGCTGTCGCGCACGGCGGTCATTGCTGGCATGAGCCACTGGAGGCTACATCTGGTGGTGTTTCTCAGCACCTTTGCGTTGTTCCCCCTGCTAGGGTTGGCGATGAACCTGCTGGTACCGGGTGTGATGACGCCGACGGTCTACCTCGGTTTCCTCTATCTGTGCGCATTGCCAGCCACAGTGCAGTCGTCTATCGCTTTTACCTCGGCGGCGGGCGGCAACGTAGCAGCAGCGATTTGCAGCGCCTCGGCGTCCAGCATTCTCGGCGTATTCTTATCACCGCTGTTAGTTGGAGCGCTAATGCATACCCAGGGCGGCGATACCGATGTGTTGCAGGCTATCGGCGCGATCATGTTGCAACTGATAGTTCCCTTTGTGGTTGGTCATTTGATGCGACCACTGATCGGCAAATGGGTCGATCGCCACCGCAAACTGATTAATATTACCGACAGATCATCAATACTGCTGGTGGTGTATAGCGCCTTCAGTGCGGCAATAGTGGAAAACCTCTGGCACAAGATTGATGGCTGGTCGTTGCTGACCATTCTGATGATGTCGCTGCTGCTACTGGCGGTGGTGATGATGGTTAACACCTACGCCGCGCGTTGGCTGGGGTTTGATACTGCCGACGAGATCACCATCGTGTTCTGCGGTTCCAAAAAGAGCTTGGCGAATGGCATCCCGATGGCTAACGTGCTATTCCCAGCCGCTACGGTGGGGGTCATGGTGTTACCGCTGATGATTTTCCACCAGGTGCAGTTGATGGTGTGCGCGCTGCTAGCGCAGCGTTATGCGGGTAAAATGGCCAAACAGCGTGCCATACTGGACGCGACAAAATGA
- the rsxC gene encoding electron transport complex subunit RsxC produces MFKLFDAFKKDRIWDFNGGIHPPEMKAQSCCVPLRAVPLPTTFVIPLQQHLGPEGELCITLGDRVLKGQPLTVGQGRVVPVHAPTSGTVNAIKPHITAHPSGLAELCVFIEADGEDRWGQRDPVANYRQLSAAELIQRIHQAGIAGLGGAGFPTASKLQSGISSVETLILNAAECEPYITADDRLMQEHADQIIEGTQILRHVLQPKVTLIGIEDNKPEAIAALKQALHGQPGIALRVIPTKYPSGGAKQLTKILTGKEVPHGKHSSAIGVLMQNVGTAFAIKRAIVNGEPLIERVVTLSGEALSKPGNLWARIGTPVQHLLDYAGFQPQAQPMVVMGGPLMGFTLPALNVPIVKISNCILAPSLNEMSPQVPEQACIRCGLCVDACPAGLLPQQLYWFSRGKEHDKARNHNLSDCIECGACAFVCPSNIPLVQYYRQEKAEIKAIDQAAARTAEAKARYEAKLARIEREKLAREQRHQKAAIKLTNDDQNTVQAALARVRSKNAEATATTVHGQQPDNREITAAREARKAQARERRAQQETQASASEDPRKAAVAAALARVKAKKEAALAPLPVPNPAAPAVVEADPRKAAVAAAIARAKAKKAAREASPSETNEE; encoded by the coding sequence ATGTTTAAGCTGTTCGACGCATTTAAAAAAGACCGGATCTGGGATTTCAACGGTGGAATACATCCGCCGGAAATGAAGGCGCAATCTTGCTGCGTGCCACTGCGTGCCGTTCCCTTGCCAACGACCTTTGTGATCCCGCTACAGCAGCATTTGGGGCCGGAGGGCGAGTTGTGCATCACCCTCGGTGATCGAGTGCTGAAAGGCCAACCCTTGACTGTCGGTCAAGGCCGTGTGGTTCCCGTACACGCCCCGACTTCCGGCACCGTCAACGCCATCAAGCCGCATATCACCGCCCACCCCTCTGGGCTGGCAGAGCTGTGCGTGTTCATTGAGGCTGACGGCGAAGACCGCTGGGGTCAGCGCGATCCGGTGGCGAATTACCGCCAACTATCAGCGGCGGAGCTGATTCAGCGCATCCATCAAGCTGGTATTGCCGGCCTGGGGGGGGCTGGCTTCCCCACCGCCAGCAAATTGCAAAGCGGCATCAGCAGCGTGGAGACGCTGATCCTTAATGCCGCCGAGTGTGAGCCTTATATCACCGCCGACGATCGTCTAATGCAAGAGCATGCCGACCAAATTATTGAGGGTACGCAGATCCTGCGCCATGTGCTGCAACCGAAAGTCACCTTAATCGGTATCGAAGATAACAAACCAGAGGCCATTGCGGCGCTAAAGCAAGCACTGCATGGTCAACCAGGTATTGCGCTGCGGGTGATCCCGACCAAGTACCCTTCCGGTGGGGCCAAGCAACTGACCAAAATCCTCACTGGAAAAGAAGTGCCGCACGGCAAGCACTCCTCTGCCATCGGTGTGTTGATGCAGAACGTTGGTACTGCCTTCGCCATCAAACGCGCGATAGTCAACGGTGAACCATTGATTGAACGCGTGGTCACCCTGAGCGGCGAGGCGCTCAGTAAGCCAGGTAACCTGTGGGCGCGCATAGGTACGCCAGTACAGCATCTATTAGACTATGCCGGTTTCCAACCGCAGGCGCAACCGATGGTAGTGATGGGGGGGCCATTGATGGGTTTTACCCTTCCCGCCCTCAACGTACCTATTGTTAAAATCAGCAATTGCATTCTGGCCCCATCGCTCAATGAAATGTCGCCGCAAGTGCCTGAGCAGGCTTGCATCCGTTGCGGGTTGTGCGTGGATGCCTGCCCTGCGGGTTTGTTACCGCAGCAACTTTACTGGTTTAGCCGTGGCAAGGAGCATGACAAAGCGCGTAACCATAATTTGTCCGACTGCATCGAGTGCGGTGCCTGTGCGTTCGTATGCCCCAGTAATATTCCGCTGGTGCAGTACTACCGGCAAGAAAAGGCCGAGATTAAGGCCATCGATCAGGCAGCGGCACGTACCGCCGAAGCCAAAGCACGTTATGAAGCCAAGCTGGCGCGTATAGAACGTGAGAAGCTAGCACGTGAACAGCGTCACCAGAAAGCGGCCATAAAACTGACCAATGACGATCAGAATACAGTGCAAGCCGCACTGGCACGGGTGCGCAGCAAAAACGCTGAGGCAACAGCCACGACGGTTCATGGCCAGCAGCCGGATAATCGCGAGATCACCGCCGCCCGTGAAGCACGCAAGGCACAGGCGCGCGAACGCCGCGCCCAGCAGGAAACCCAGGCCAGCGCAAGCGAAGATCCGCGCAAAGCGGCGGTGGCTGCTGCACTGGCACGCGTGAAAGCTAAAAAAGAAGCGGCGCTGGCCCCCCTCCCTGTGCCAAACCCAGCAGCACCTGCTGTGGTTGAAGCAGATCCGCGCAAGGCAGCGGTAGCAGCAGCCATCGCCCGTGCTAAAGCCAAGAAAGCAGCACGGGAAGCCTCGCCTTCTGAAACCAATGAAGAGTAA
- the add gene encoding adenosine deaminase, whose translation MIAPHLPLTDIHRHLDGNIRAQTILDLGRQFNLPLPAQELEALRPHVQITQAEPDLISFLQKLDWGVAVLGDLDACHRVAYENVEDAANAGLHYAELRFSPYYMAMKHRLPVAGVVEAVVDGIRSGCHEYDIDIRLIGIMSRTFGEAACQQELAALLAHRDGITALDLAGDELGFPGSLFLNHFSRARDAGLRITVHAGEAAGSESIWQAIHKLGAERIGHGVKAIEDPALMDFLAEQGIGIESCLTSNMQTSTVPSLAQHPLAQFLRHGVLASINTDDPAVQGIEIEHEYRVAAPQAGLTPAEIRTAQENGLKMAFLSEQEKQALRTKVQGG comes from the coding sequence ATGATCGCCCCCCACCTGCCGCTGACCGATATCCATCGCCATCTCGACGGCAACATCCGTGCGCAAACCATTCTCGATCTTGGTCGCCAGTTCAACCTCCCCCTGCCCGCTCAGGAGCTTGAAGCGCTGCGCCCGCACGTACAAATCACTCAGGCTGAACCGGATCTGATCAGTTTTCTACAGAAGCTTGACTGGGGAGTGGCAGTGCTGGGCGATCTTGATGCCTGCCACCGCGTAGCGTACGAAAACGTCGAGGACGCGGCTAACGCTGGGCTGCACTACGCCGAGCTGCGTTTCTCTCCTTACTACATGGCGATGAAACATCGGTTGCCGGTGGCAGGCGTGGTGGAAGCGGTGGTTGATGGCATTCGCTCCGGCTGCCATGAGTATGATATCGATATCCGACTGATCGGCATCATGAGCCGCACCTTCGGCGAAGCCGCCTGCCAACAGGAGCTTGCTGCCCTGCTGGCGCACCGCGATGGCATTACCGCGCTGGATCTGGCGGGCGATGAGTTGGGTTTCCCCGGTAGCCTGTTCCTTAACCACTTTAGCCGCGCACGCGACGCTGGCTTGCGTATTACCGTGCATGCCGGTGAAGCCGCTGGGTCGGAAAGTATCTGGCAGGCGATCCACAAGCTGGGTGCCGAGCGTATCGGCCATGGGGTAAAAGCGATTGAAGATCCTGCGCTGATGGATTTCTTGGCAGAGCAAGGTATTGGCATCGAATCTTGCCTGACGTCAAACATGCAAACCAGCACAGTGCCATCGTTAGCGCAGCACCCGCTGGCTCAGTTCCTACGCCACGGCGTGTTGGCGTCAATCAATACCGACGATCCGGCGGTTCAAGGCATTGAAATCGAACACGAATACCGTGTTGCCGCGCCACAGGCTGGCTTGACGCCGGCGGAGATACGCACGGCGCAGGAAAACGGCCTGAAAATGGCGTTCCTCAGCGAGCAGGAAAAGCAGGCGCTACGCACCAAAGTTCAAGGGGGATGA